In Oryza brachyantha chromosome 2, ObraRS2, whole genome shotgun sequence, a single window of DNA contains:
- the LOC102708131 gene encoding heme-binding-like protein At3g10130, chloroplastic, with protein sequence MALLCSASARPSAPTAAGARGRRPARRRAAAGAEARASLVLALATQALAASQRRAADLAAEAVKYAFPSRRFEPRTLEEALMSVPDLETVPFRVLKREAEYEIREVESYYVAETTMPGRTGFDFNGSSQSFNVLASYLFGKNTNSEQMEMTTPVFTRKGEPNGEKMDMTTPVITRKSANENKWKMSFVLPSKYGPDLPVPKDPSVTIKEVPSKIVAVAAFSGLVTDDDISKRESRLREALQKDTQFQVKDDSVVEIAQYNPPFTLPFTRRNEIALEVKRLDANF encoded by the exons ATGGCGCTCCTgtgctccgcctccgcgcggccgtcggcgccgaccgccgccggagcccgGGGCCGCCGTCCCGCGCGGCGGAgggccgcggccggcgcggaggcgcgcgcgtcgCTGGTGCTGGCGCTCGCCACGCaggccctcgccgcctcgcaGCGCCGCGcggccgacctcgccgccgaggccgtcaAGTACGCCTTCCCCTCCCGCCGCTTCGAGCCCCGCACCCTCGAGGAGGCCCTCATGTCTG TGCCCGATCTCGAGACCGTGCCCTTCCGCGTCCTGAAGCGCGAGGCGGAGTACGAGATCAGAGAAGTGGAG TCCTACTATGTTGCTGAGACGACGATGCCCGGAAGAACTGGATTCGATTTCAATGGATCATCCCAGTCGTTCAATGTGCTGGCATCTTACTTATTTGGTAAG AACACGAATTCTGAGCAAATGGAAATGACAACCCCTGTGTTTACTCGGAAGGGTGAACCCAATGGCGAAAAGATGGACATGACCACCCCAGTTATAACAAGGAAG TCAGCTAATGAAAACAAGTGGAAGATGTCCTTTGTGCTGCCATCAAAATATGGTCCAGACTTGCCAGTGCCAAAAGACCCTTCTGTGACCATCAAGGAAGTGCCCTCCAAAATTGTAGCAGTTGCAGCATTTTCAG GTTTGGTTACTGATGATGACATAAGTAAGAGGGAATCCAGATTGCGGGAAGCTCTCCAGAAAGACACCCAATTTCAGGTGAAAGATGATTCAGTGGTGGAAATCGCTCAG TATAATCCTCCCTTCACACTTCCGTTTACAAGGcgtaatgaaatagcattggAGGTTAAGAGGCTTGATGCAAACTTTTGA
- the LOC102707845 gene encoding uncharacterized protein At5g03900, chloroplastic, with protein MAAAASLSLSLSLRLAPPPLHHHRRRSSTPPRHAPFLHLLLPPSSPHHHLRLRGWPTPWRRDVRARAGTIRAPGLARPGGAVETDRLPSGVRNRAMEAVDHFGGRVTIGDVASRAGLQLAQAERALQALAADTGGFLEVSEEGEVLYVFPKDYRAKLAGKSFRMRVEPLIDKTKEVGAYLVRVSFGTALIASIVLVYTTIIAIISSSSDENNRGRRRRSYDSTIIIPTDLFWYLDADYYRRRRRVEKEDGMNFIESIFSFVFGDGDPNDGLEDKRWKMIGQYISSNGGVVTAEELAPYLDVPPLSELSKDDESFILPVLLRFQGHPEVDEQGNILYRFPSLQRTASSKGSGVREYVGNKWSAMFSGVEKYLEEKPWKFSKANASERAMVAGLGGLNLFGVIILGNLLKQMTVPPAGLISFAAQLFPLLQIYAGSFFAIPLFRWFLLRKTNNDIERRNKAREQRAQELALPEPSLRRKLLSARDMAQLKVITPEEIVYTTEKDFSDQDYEVKEWERRFKELESD; from the exons atggcggccgccgcctccctctccctctccctctccctccgcctcgccccgcCTCCccttcaccaccaccgccgtcgcaGCAGCACGCCCCCTCGCCACGCCCctttcctccacctcctcctccccccgtcttcaccccaccaccacctccgcctccgcggctGGCCCACGCCGTGGCGCCGCGACGTGAGGGCGCGGGCCGGGACCATCCGGGCGCCGGGGCTCGCgcgccccggcggcgccgtggagaccgaccgcctcccctccggcgTGCGCAACCGCGCCATGGAGGCCGTCGATCACTTCGGCGGCCGCGTCACCATCGGCGACGTCGCGTCCCGCGCCGGCCTACAGCTCGCGCAGGCCGAGCGCGCGCTGCAGGCCCTTGCTGCCGACACTGGCGGCTTCCTGGAG gtatccgaGGAAGGGGAGGTGCTATACGTCTTCCCCAAAGACTACAGGGCCAAGCTTGCTGGCAAGTCATTCAGAATGCGGGTCGAGCCACTGATCGACAAAACTAAG GAAGTGGGTGCGTATTTGGTGCGAGTGTCATTTGGGACGGCACTCATTGCCTCCATTGTGCTTGTATACACTACAATCATTGCCATTATCTCAAGCTCGAG TGATGAAAATAATCGTGGCAGGCGGCGGAGATCCTATGATTCTACAATCATCATACCTACAGATTTATTTTG GTACTTGGATGCAGATTATTatagaaggcggcggcgggtagAAAAGGAAGATGGGATGAACTTTATTGAATCT ATCTTTTCATTTGTATTTGGGGATGGTGATCCAAATGATGGTCTTGAAGATAAGAGGTGGAAGATG ATTGGGCAATATATTTCATCGAATGGTGGAGTTGTTACGGCAGAAGAACTAGCACCATATCTTGATGTGCCACCACTTTCAGAACTATCCAAG GATGATGAATCATTTATTCTTCCAGTTCTATTACGCTTCCAGGGACATCCAGAAGTTGATGAACAG gGGAACATTCTCTACCGATTTCCATCACTGCAACGTACTGCTTCGTCAAAAGGAAGTGGGGTTAGAGAATATGTTGGTAACAAATGGTCTGCAATGTTTAGTGGTGTTGAAAAGTACTTAGAGGAGAAACCATGGAAATTCAG TAAAGCAAATGCATCAGAAAGGGCAATGGTTGCTGGTTTGGGAGGACTCAATCTTTTTGGTGTGATCATTCTTGGAAACCTGTTGAA GCAAATGACAGTACCACCTGCTGGACTTATCTCATTTGCTGCGCAATTATTTCCATTGCTTCAG ATATATGCCGGTTCCTTTTTTGCAATACCATTGTTTAGATGGTTTCTACTCCGCAAGACGAACAATGACATTGAAAGGAGGAACAAGGCTAGAGAACAGCGAGCTCAGGAACTTGCGTTGCCAGAACCTTCTCTCAGAAGAAAG